One window of the Zygotorulaspora mrakii chromosome 6, complete sequence genome contains the following:
- the COX18 gene encoding membrane insertase COX18 (similar to Saccharomyces cerevisiae COX18 (YGR062C); ancestral locus Anc_4.209), which yields MLIKGTLSRTRLAKYKLRSHSLISGRRHLSVFQNVSELLVTMHDTTGLTWLTLVPLTTITLRTLITLPLSILQRKRTVKQQQLRKLVQAITPVTKLRLASVTATNTNTNTNTVGDTISTAGNRTSEVFNGNAGSVSNKRSLTPQQITLLAVKETRNRQKKLFARYSVQMWKNIMLPIVQVPLWVTISMGIRGLTDKQLLETNSYYWFSQIIAPTLDLSLSLDSMPLLIPMVLGTLSLANVEYNGKVLASSSTLDAGIKVATNDSSRISQSMNSILNISRFSCVFMMGISSQAPLILSLYWISSQLYSFIQNVILNWLWPYQR from the coding sequence ATGTTAATTAAAGGTACATTGTCTCGTACCAGACTCgcaaaatataaattgCGATCCCATTCACTCATCTCAGGAAGAAGGCACCTTTCTGTATTTCAGAATGTCTCCGAGTTATTGGTTACAATGCACGATACTACTGGCTTAACTTGGCTGACATTAGTACCCTTGACAACTATAACACTGAGAACACTCATAACTTTGCCTTTGAGCATACTGCAAAGGAAACGAACTGTCAAGCAACAGCAGCTTAGAAAGCTAGTGCAAGCAATCACACCAGTTACAAAATTGCGTTTAGCGTCAGTTACAGCTACAAATACAAATACAAATACAAATACAGTTGGTGACACGATTTCTACAGCAGGGAACAGAACAAGCGAAGTTTTCAATGGGAATGCAGGTAGTGTAAGCAATAAGAGGAGCTTAACGCCGCAACAGATAACACTTCTTGCTGTGAAAGAGACAAGAAATAGGCAAAAAAAGCTATTCGCAAGGTACAGTGTTCAAATGTGGAAGAACATTATGTTGCCGATAGTTCAAGTTCCTTTGTGGGTAACTATTTCCATGGGCATTAGGGGACTAACAGATAAACAATTGCTAGAAACTAACAGCTACTATTGGTTTAGTCAAATAATTGCACCGACACTGGATTTGAGTCTCTCTCTAGATTCGATGCCATTATTGATTCCAATGGTACTCGGCACTCTCTCATTGGCCAATGTCGAATATAACGGCAAAGTGCTGGCAAGTTCAAGCACTTTAGACGCTGGAATCAAGGTTGCGACAAATGATAGTTCAAGAATCTCACAGAGTATGAATAgtattttgaatatctCAAGATTTAGTTGCGTGTTCATGATGGGTATCTCGTCACAGGCGCCGTTGATACTGTCACTCTACTGGATCAGCTCACAACTCTACTCGTTTATACAAAACGTAATACTGAATTGGCTGTGGCCGTACCAAAGGTAG
- the VHT1 gene encoding Vht1p (similar to Saccharomyces cerevisiae VHT1 (YGR065C); ancestral locus Anc_4.212): MVFRRRWQMNLQWNKFTGCFDFISHSRFIPRLRVLPEELQEDGSNIQSDESLSVESHVIHENKKDSENEAEEEHEVSENEEIDGLRTNMPYELRNEAGRRWYKYFDEYEYRMNEEYKKSRKWYEFLYPNHATQTKAERKLLYKLDLVLALYLLVLCWSKSVDTNNYTSAYISHMREDLNMKGNDYIYTSTISNIGAIVFQLPFMYLLPRYPAHIMLPAMDMGWTWFTFACYRAKTLAELRAYRFILNAFGAAYYPVSQYLLGCWYAPDEISSRVCLFFCGQLLGGVTSGLLQARIFRSLDGVHGLAGWRWMFLIDAVAISLPTAIMGFFILPGIPSKCYSLFFTDEEIRIARARNKRNHIKDSVKESELKPLWSKDIWKKVFCTPAFWVLVVFDTCSWNNMTAFSGSYSLWLRSNPNYSIEHANNLSVLPACLGFVYVFICAFGADLFRCKWIFMVFAAIMNTVSCAILIKWDVSSSAKWFAFLTTYFSVSASPCLWSFINDFLRLDPQVKAVTWIAIYSISQSTYAWIPSLAWQTIESPRFKTGYTVSLIFGAIYGLWTFVVLYFYKRNEKKHALGNGIILYDTDKDIEIPQFVHRDMEEKNGYYYLKE, encoded by the coding sequence ATGGTTTTCCGCAGGCGTTGGCAAATGAATTTGCAATGGAATAAGTTTACTGGCTGTTTCGATTTCATTTCGCATTCGAGATTCATTCCACGTTTAAGAGTACTGCCTGAAGAACTACAAGAAGATGGGAGCAATATTCAATCAGATGAGTCGTTATCTGTAGAGTCCCATGTTATTCATGAGAATAAAAAGGATAGCGAAAATGAAGCCGAGGAGGAACATGAGGTGTCAGAAAACGAAGAGATTGACGGACTTAGAACTAATATGCCTTATGAATTGAGAAATGAGGCTGGCAGGAGATggtataaatattttgatgaataCGAATACagaatgaatgaagaaTACAAAAAGTCTCGGAAATGGTACGAATTTTTGTATCCTAATCATGCTACACAGACAAAGGCTGAAAGAAAACTGCTCTACAAGTTAGATCTCGTTCTTGCACTATATTTGTTGGTCCTTTGTTGGTCGAAATCAGTTGACACCAACAATTACACAAGTGCATACATCTCTCATATGAGAGAAGATTTGAACATGAAAGGTAACGATTATATTTATACTTCCACTATATCAAACATTGGTGCGATTGTATTCCAACTGCCATTCATGTATTTGTTACCAAGATATCCGGCTCATATTATGCTCCCTGCAATGGACATGGGTTGGACTTGGTTTACATTCGCCTGCTATAGGGCGAAAACATTGGCAGAATTGAGGGCTTATAGATTCATTCTGAATGCATTTGGTGCTGCTTACTATCCAGTATCACAATACCTTCTTGGCTGCTGGTATGCTCCTGATGAGATCAGTTCAAGagtttgtttgtttttctgCGGTCAATTATTAGGCGGTGTCACCTCAGGTCTGCTGCAGGCTCGGATCTTCCGGAGTTTAGATGGTGTCCATGGTTTAGCAGGGTGGAGATGGATGTTCCTGATAGACGCGGTTGCAATCTCTTTACCAACAGCTATCATGggatttttcattttgccAGGTATTCCGTCAAAGTGCtactctcttttctttacaGATGAAGAGATCAGAATTGCTCGTGCtagaaataaaagaaatcaCATTAAAGATTCCGTGAAGGAATCAGAGTTAAAGCCATTGTGGAGTAAagatatttggaaaaaagtCTTTTGTACTCCAGCATTTTGGGTGCTCGTTGTTTTTGACACCTGTTCTTGGAATAACATGACAGCCTTTAGCGGTTCATATTCGTTATGGCTAAGATCCAACCCTAACTATTCAATCGAACATGCCAATAACTTAAGTGTCTTGCCAGCATGTTTAGGTTTCGTCTACGTTTTTATTTGTGCTTTCGGCGCAGATCTTTTCCGCTGCAAATGGATCTTTATGGTATTTGCTGCTATTATGAATACCGTTTCATGCGCTATCTTAATCAAGTGGGATGTCTCAAGTTCTGCCAAATGGTTTGCTTTTTTGACAACATACTTTAGTGTTAGTGCATCGCCTTGTCTGTGGTCTTTTATCAACGATTTTTTAAGATTGGACCCGCAAGTAAAGGCTGTTACATGGATTGCTATCTATTCAATTTCGCAATCCACATATGCATGGATCCCATCACTTGCTTGGCAAACCATCGAATCGCCAAGATTTAAGACTGGTTACACTGTCAGTTTGATATTTGGTGCTATATATGGTCTATGGACTTTTGTGGTGCTGTATTTCTACAAAAGAAACGAAAAGAAGCACGCTTTGGGCAATGGTATCATCTTGTATGATACTGATAAAGACATCGAAATTCCACAATTTGTTCATAGGGATAtggaagagaaaaatggtTATTACTACTTGAAAGAGTAG
- the RPS22B gene encoding 40S ribosomal protein uS8 (similar to Saccharomyces cerevisiae RPS22B (YLR367W); ancestral locus Anc_4.213), producing the protein MTRTSVLADALQTINNAEKTGKRQVLIRPSSKVIIKFLQVMQRHGYTGEFEYIDDHRSGKLVIQLNGRLNKCGVISPRFNVKIADIEKWTENLLPARQFGYVILTTSAGIMDHEEARRKHVSGKILGFVY; encoded by the exons ATGACTCGTACTTCAGTTTTAGCCGACGCTTTGCAAACTATCAataatgctgaaaaaaCTGGTAAACGTCAAGTCTTGATTAGACCATCTTCCAAAGtgattatcaaatttttacaAGTTATGCAAAGACATG GCTATACTGGTGAATTTGAATACATTGATGACCACAGATCTGGTAAACTAGTTATTCAATTAAATGGTAGATTGAACAAATGTGGTGTTATTTCTCCAAGATTCAATGTAAAGATTGCtgacattgaaaaatggacTGAAAACTTATTACCAGCAAGACAATTTGGTTACGTAATCTTAACTACCTCTGCAGGTATCATGGATCATGAAGaagcaagaagaaagcatGTATCTGGTAAGATCTTGGGGTTCGTTTACtaa
- a CDS encoding uncharacterized protein (similar to Saccharomyces cerevisiae YGR067C; ancestral locus Anc_4.214): protein MAANQKKYSCYFCSKTFSRSEHQARHERSHTGIKPFECKVCRHAFVRRDLLQRHIRTVHRDTLLMKRKSQQDQEQQESIARQNGVVEAEGGTADGGARGRGSGSSFSSGSGSGSCSGSGSGPGSGPGSVCELGSTKNELYLELLVNSMIRVNNDATAPLLAIKQGTFKKQSFDLGDEQCMVLQNLFARYASTATMSYENIRNFYNTGMRNLERVDKFKLTLSEINNDRILAILCIGSMRNQQIRDDIWQISWSNINDIVALDIMQHGFALIDYKPADILQFFNKFQRVYLDSKINQLFYWQTFDSWVKLLRITNEPNNISSLILNNIVREKFIGKFTVEEFFKNSRGSLQKLLLSSVDILSNVIYCHWLFFCKLNALQIFQNKIDFHNALKMVNTHYVRISKERRQQREQKKFKVKLQYKTSVPESFKKTINQRSLPIQSDNHWLLLETFWFEFMDQINSSRQIWFMDAIAPIDISLINENLSICALPILTIVQQTVNHEDIKKRYLSLITDVVIFLIKIFEIELSVNNVKFHPNRIFKLLSNQSIQLLLVFEYLTIFQDSNIEMYAIDHFMNEFIFSQGKVIDNMWDVRSSFLDTQSLIFIGFYQLVQAIIKNLKDEIITKKLRKIQSLSHHLQSRLNELSIDSLNYQNEYYYDYDSQSSTNRSINDPWQSNNGLAIQSPGSINSLPNNSVSSGSEGFNLQNVGMTHSSSLDSSTFRNSNVILPPLNMNMNSIRRPSLDQSMMLRNQQDFSFQHHRQQYNNNIIPNNNSRNSLGNNGNNGSNSINHNNGQFYSYGAEPVSPKTIPQTTEVLSPTFVTHVNNDTNPISSLTASSYVAPANASTVSPNSSCNVSDPAFSDSGSPPTINNVRLPPPSHLFGVSSK from the coding sequence ATGGCGGCCAATCAGAAAAAGTATTCGTGTTACTTCTGTTCCAAGACTTTCTCTCGGTCGGAACATCAGGCAAGACACGAGAGATCACATACAGGTATCAAGCCATTTGAGTGCAAGGTGTGCAGGCATGCATTTGTACGTAGAGATCTGTTGCAAAGACACATCAGAACAGTTCATAGAGACACCttgttgatgaagaggaaaagtCAACAGGATCAGGAGCAGCAGGAGAGCATTGCGCGGCAAAATGGTGTTGTTGAGGCAGAAGGTGGAACTGCGGACGGCGGTGCTCGCGGGCGAGGCTCGGGTTCGAGTTTTAGTTCGGGTTCGGGTTCGGGTTCGTGCTCGGGTTCGGGCTCGGGTCCTGGCTCGGGTCCTGGCTCGGTATGCGAATTGGGAAGTACCAAGAATGAGCTTTATTTAGAGTTGCTGGTCAATTCGATGATACGCGTTAACAATGATGCTACAGCTCCACTTCTGGCTATCAAACAGGGGACATTCAAGAAACAAAGTTTTGATCTTGGCGATGAACAATGTATGGTATTGCAAAATTTGTTTGCCAGATATGCAAGTACAGCAACTATGAGCTATGAGAACATACGAAATTTTTATAATACCGGAAtgagaaatttggaaagagtggataaattcaaacttACTTTAAGTGAAATCAATAATGATCGGATTCTTGCCATATTATGTATTGGATCAATGCGGAATCAACAAATACGCGATGATATTTGGCAAATTTCGTGGTCGAATATAAACGATATTGTTGCACTAGATATTATGCAGCATGGGTTCGCATTAATTGATTATAAGCCGGCGGATATTCTGCAATTCTTTaataaatttcaaaggGTTTATTTGGATTCAAAAATCAATCAACTCTTTTACTGGCAAACTTTTGATTCCTGGGTTAAGCTTCTGAGAATAACAAATGAACCAAATAATATTTCAAgtttaattttgaataacATTGTAAGAGAGAAATTTATTGGTAAATTTACGGTTGAggaatttttcaaaaattcaaggggttctcttcaaaaattacTACTTTCAAGTGTTGATATATTATCGAATGTTATTTACTGTCATtggctttttttttgcaaattaAACGCtttacaaattttccaaaacaaaattgatTTCCATAATGCTTTGAAGATGGTTAATACTCACTACGTTCGAATTAGTaaagaaagaagacaaCAAAGAGAACAGAAAAAGTTTAAAGTTAAATTGCAATATAAAACATCAGTGCCGgaatcttttaaaaaaacaatcaatCAGCGAAGTTTACCAATTCAATCTGATAACCATTGGTTACTTCTAGAGACCTTTTGGTTTGAATTTATGGACCAGATAAACTCGAGTCGACAAATCTGGTTTATGGATGCAATTGCTCcaattgatatttcattaataaatgaaaatttaaGCATATGTGCATTACCAATCTTGACAATTGTACAACAAACGGTCAATCATGaggatataaaaaaaagatatctGTCATTAATTACAGATGTTGTGATTTTTctgatcaaaatttttgagattgaATTATCTGTTAATAACGTAAAATTCCACCCTAATCGTATCTTTAAATTACTATCGAATCAATCCATTCAGTTATTACTCGTATTTGAGTACTTGACTATTTTCCAAGACTCTAACATTGAAATGTATGCCATTGATCATTTTATGAATGAATTCATATTCAGTCAGGGGAAAGTAATTGATAACATGTGGGATGTTCGATCAAGTTTTTTAGATACTCAATCATTAATTTTTATTGGATTCTATCAATTAGTGCAAgcaattatcaaaaatttgaaggatGAAATTATTACTAAAAAATTAAggaaaattcaaagtttaagtcatcatcttcaatctAGACTAAATGAACTCTCGATAGATTCATTGAATTATCAAAATGAGTATTATTATGACTATGATTCGCAATCTTCTACGAATAGATCAATAAATGATCCTTGGCAATCAAACAATGGACTGGCTATACAATCACCAGGATCAATAAATTCTCTGCCGAATAATTCAGTCTCATCAGGTAGCGAAGGTTTCAACTTACAAAATGTTGGAATGACCCATTCGAGTAGTTTAGACTCGTCAACTTTTAGAAATTCAAATGTCATTTTACCACCGTTAAACATGAACATGAATTCAATCAGAAGACCTAGTTTGGATCAATCTATGATGCTGAGGAATCAACAGGACTTCTCATTTCAGCATCATCGTCAACAATACAATAATAACATCATTCCTAATAACAATAGTAGAAACAGTCTAGGTAATAATGGTAATAACGGTAGCAACAGTATTAATCATAACAATGGTCAATTTTATTCATATGGAGCAGAGCCGGTATCACCAAAAACAATTCCCCAGACTACAGAAGTACTTAGTCCAACGTTTGTTACGCATGTGAATAATGATACCAATCCGATTTCGAGCTTAACGGCTTCATCATATGTCGCACCGGCTAATGCAAGTACTGTATCACCAAACTCTTCCTGTAATGTTAGCGATCCTGCATTTTCAGACTCTGGAAGTCCACCAACGATTAACAATGTTCGTTTACCACCTCCTTCTCATTTATTTGGCGTTTCTTCTAAGTAA
- the GRX8 gene encoding glutathione-disulfide reductase GRX8 (similar to Saccharomyces cerevisiae YLR364W; ancestral locus Anc_4.211): protein MVDYNSEVRKLIGGHKFFLFSASWCPDCRYAISVFSKYGVIGKIHNFDIASLSTKEQQEWRNAFQKVTGSRNLPTLYVNGSVWGTEAQLHKFESRDSLAEEFAKIGLTS from the coding sequence ATGGTTGATTACAATAGTGAAGTGAGAAAGCTGATCGGTGGTCACAAATTCTTTCTGTTCTCTGCTTCTTGGTGTCCAGATTGCAGATACGCCATTTCTGTCTTTAGCAAATATGGCGTCATAGGCAAAATTCacaattttgatattgcGTCGCTGTCTACAAAAGAGCAGCAAGAATGGAGAAATGCATTTCAAAAGGTTACAGGCAGTAGAAACTTGCCTACCTTGTATGTCAATGGGTCAGTTTGGGGGACAGAAGCTCAATTGCATAAGTTCGAGAGTAGAGATTCGCTTGCTGAAGAATTTGCGAAGATTGGTCTAACAAGCTAg
- the MDM30 gene encoding SCF ubiquitin ligase complex subunit MDM30 (similar to Saccharomyces cerevisiae MDM30 (YLR368W); ancestral locus Anc_4.216) produces MASSSITILPDEIWIEISQYLTVQDLFRLRVCCRKLNAKISSRAIWKPICLKNWLNHQNNDPFMKITDNEENYLLKDDWFSYFRFRNNIDCGIMRNLRRIMQQKDSKKYWDEFQSLMRFKKSHIIPLLHRTVNKQYPRDEIPLHLIAICQKVLTSYRHEYVVNLFTNENGGIEFVHNAEETIFLKLAAMDPSFDRLLHHRSQVFNKIHLLIKRDFNNSSDEFMTLPTTLRVDKLICYLIELLNPFSNSRHLFLEDFILLRIYAGEAHGHPLLILAIIQALASKYKVETLLCSSYLIIRDHRLKDGETYLTISSTGKPKIFTRGRLIHSLKHLVGSSDYIIQNEIIPTILQPLKMKDCISTIFKELLPVYNKSKWYTMNPKTIESAKLIFPHSGQPMSCDAVNYFLCVHKATDIGHRNEMRVSTLYTITRREVFRMLSKLYPGDLNEIKSLLRRDSDSFVEPFLRYEEWLHQLHNISLETEDGMGLFVVSSRDLQLMCIVGTRQFSNQHTYYTLMNALGEFYIELDENVEPCDWECNEDLISDFLSMASRSDLGLVFSGIDKSSHRLEMNSIVQHIIDEKEQQASLGF; encoded by the coding sequence ATGGCTTCAAGTAGTATCACTATTCTACCGGATGAAATATGGATTGAAATCTCGCAGTACTTGACAGTTCAGGACCTTTTCCGGTTGAGGGTCTGCTGCAGAAAACTGAATGCTAAAATCAGTTCACGAGCTATATGGAAACCAATATGCCTCAAGAATTGGTTGAACCATCAAAATAACGATCCCTTCATGAAAATTActgataatgaagaaaattaTCTGCTAAAAGATGACTGGTTTTCatatttcagattcagaAACAACATTGATTGTGGAATTATGCGAAATTTGCGTAGAATTATGCAGCAAAAAGATTCCAAAAAGTATTGGGAtgaatttcaatctttAATGCGATTTAAAAAAAGCCATATAATTCCATTATTACACAGAACTGTTAATAAGCAGTACCCACGCGATGAAATACCACTTCATTTGATAGCAATTTGCCAGAAAGTATTGACCTCTTACAGACATGAATACGTTGTAAATCTGTTTACTAATGAGAATGGTGGAATAGAATTTGTTCACAATGCAGAGGAAactatttttttaaaattggCAGCTATGGATCCATCTTTCGATAGGCTGCTCCACCATCGTAGTCAAgtcttcaataaaattcatcttttaaTTAAAAGGGACTTTAATAATAGTTCAGATGAGTTTATGACACTACCAACTACTCTGCGTGTGGATAAGCTGATTTGCTACCTGATTGAGCTTTTGAATCCATTTAGCAATAGCCGGCATTTGTTTTTGGAggattttattttattaaGGATTTACGCAGGGGAAGCTCATGGCCACCCACTGCTTATATTAGCAATTATACAAGCACTGGCTTCCAAGTATAAAGTCGAGACATTATTGTGCAGTTCATATCTCATTATCAGGGACCATCGACTGAAAGATGGCGAAACTTACCTCACGATTTCGTCTACTGGCAAaccaaaaatatttacaagGGGAAGACTAATTCATTCACTGAAGCATCTCGTTGGATCAAGTGACtatattattcaaaatgaaataataCCGACAATTTTACAACCTTTAAAGATGAAGGATTGTATCTCCACCATCTTCAAAGAGCTTCTGCCGGTTTACAACAAATCGAAGTGGTACACAATGAATCCAAAAACGATAGAATCTGCAAAACTTATTTTCCCCCATAGTGGCCAACCAATGTCATGCGACGCAGTCAATTACTTCCTGTGTGTTCACAAAGCTACGGATATTGGCCATAGAAACGAAATGCGCGTCTCAACGCTATATACAATAACACGTAGAGAAGTTTTTCGCatgctttcaaaattatacCCAGGTGatttaaatgaaataaagtCATTGTTACGACGAGATAGTGATTCCTTTGTAGAACCGTTTTTGCGGTACGAAGAATGGCTCCATCAACTGCATAATATTTCTTTGGAAACTGAAGATGGAATGGGGTTGTTTGTAGTCTCTTCTAGGGATTTACAATTAATGTGTATCGTGGGTACAAGgcagttttcaaatcagcATACCTACTACACATTAATGAACGCTCTGGGAGAGTTTTACATTGAACTCGACGAAAATGTGGAACCCTGCGATTGGGAATGTAACGAAGATCTTATTTCTGACTTCCTAAGCATGGCATCACGATCCGATTTGGGATTGGTTTTTTCTGGCATTGATAAGTCATCGCATAGACTCGAGATGAATAGCATAGTCCAACATATAATTGACGAAAAGGAACAGCAAGCCAGTTTAGGCTTTTGA
- the SPT4 gene encoding transcription elongation factor SPT4 (similar to Saccharomyces cerevisiae SPT4 (YGR063C); ancestral locus Anc_4.210), with protein sequence MSSERACMLCGIVLSANEFSNGGCPNCQSIFEEAGVSAIECTSPSFEGLVGMCKPGKSWVAKWLAVDRYIPGMYAVKVDGRLPVEVIDLLPYYKPRDGSQVE encoded by the coding sequence ATGTCAAGTGAAAGGGCATGCATGCTTTGCGGTATAGTTCTTTCTGCAAATGAATTCTCTAATGGAGGCTGTCCGAACTGTCAGTCAATCTTTGAGGAAGCAGGTGTATCCGCCATAGAGTGTACTTCACCTTCATTTGAAGGGCTTGTGGGTATGTGTAAGCCAGGAAAATCGTGGGTCGCAAAATGGCTGGCTGTGGACCGATATATTCCTGGTATGTATGCCGTGAAAGTGGACGGGAGACTCCCGGTCGAAGTTATCGATCTTCTGCCATACTACAAACCAAGAGATGGTAGTCAAGTTGAGTAG
- the ART5 gene encoding Art5p (similar to Saccharomyces cerevisiae YGR068C; ancestral locus Anc_4.215), whose amino-acid sequence MFGPKSYLHGGGFAGINNKGPIVYFDIRVSSPYRDLILIKESQLETEEQLLSGKLILSINENFVLKKLSLKLVGRFKLDFLQLDHGSGVTNIVKDRKVVFETNWDNLLVSSHGEVVRSNKTSLNHPMRSFSSPVVNRLIKKKSTTSHVLELPSDGFNGTPFTDLDPEHSYLFHLHKGNYELPFDVRLPQDIPDTIEGLQSGSILYSFEAIIDRPQKIHFHSHGFSTYKYLRIFRTLAMDHLALQQDVTVSNTYVDKLQYKISIPSKAIAIGGSTVINIELFPFRKGYKLEKITGSLKQWFVIRDTNDNLYDDQIVINKQSMTEFKDIENIQQRDNLLLGNTTINSIFQLPHDLKKITQDVECANDLIHVKHKISIHVMLRHIHDNKTLEIKANLPVLLYVSPAERVQGRLVLLDSTNGNIHFRTNEYVDLFDPSATNSHSSITPNTHSLSPSPSPAAMLLPPPNYMDRLKDSLVNGNRSVTRSAPVSPRLTHQDQHPPRHQDKEIDFFGLPQPAATPVQLQNETQFRALGTASPTARQPAEPALPLPPAISELSEDERCQVPSYEQTMQEYPH is encoded by the coding sequence ATGTTTGGACCCAAGTCCTACCTGCATGGTGGGGGTTTCGCTGGTATAAATAATAAGGGCCCGATAGTATATTTCGATATTCGAGTTTCTTCTCCCTACAGAGACCTAATACTAATCAAAGAGTCACAGTTGGAGACAGAGGAGCAGTTATTAAGTGGAAAACTGATACTCTCTATAAACGAAAACTTTGTCTTAAAGAAGCTATCGTTGAAACTAGTTGGCAGGTTCAaacttgattttttgcAGCTGGATCACGGCAGTGGAGTGACCAATATTGTGAAAGATCGGAAGGTCGTATTCGAGACAAACTGGGACAATCTGTTGGTTTCCTCACATGGTGAAGTAGTTAGAAGTAACAAGACCTCGCTAAACCATCCGATGCGATCCTTCTCGAGCCCCGTTGTGAACCGgttgatcaagaaaaagtCAACTACATCCCATGTACTCGAACTGCCTTCCGACGGTTTCAACGGTACACCCTTCACTGACCTCGATCCTGAGCATTCGTATCTCTTCCATCTACACAAGGGTAATTATGAATTGCCGTTCGACGTAAGACTGCCTCAAGACATACCGGATACGATCGAGGGACTACAGAGCGGGAGCATCTTATACAGTTTCGAAGCGATAATCGACCGCCCCCAAAAGATTCATTTCCACAGCCACGGTTTCAGCACTTACAAATACCTAAGAATTTTCCGCACTTTGGCGATGGACCACCTGGCACTGCAACAGGACGTGACAGTCTCAAACACCTACGTAGACAAACTGCAGTATAAGATAAGCATACCCAGCAAGGCCATCGCCATAGGCGGCTCTACAGTGATAAACATCGAGCTGTTCCCGTTCAGAAAGGGCTACAAGCTGGAGAAAATCACAGGCTCCCTTAAACAGTGGTTCGTCATACGCGACACAAACGACAATCTCTATGATGATCAAATAGTCATCAACAAACAGTCAATGACAGAGTTCAAGGATATCGAGAACATTCAACAGCGAGACAACTTGCTGCTGGGAAACACAACGATCAACTCGATCTTCCAACTGCCGCATGACCTGAAGAAAATCACCCAGGACGTAGAATGCGCCAACGACTTGATTCATGTAAAGCACAAGATCTCCATACATGTCATGTTGAGACATATCCATGACAACAAGACGTTAGAGATAAAGGCAAATCTCCCAGTGTTACTCTACGTATCACCAGCAGAAAGAGTGCAAGGCCGTCTGGTACTCCTGGACAGTACGAATGGGAACATCCACTTCAGAACAAATGAATACGTGGATCTGTTCGATCCCTCTGCTACGAACTCTCACTCCAGTATAACCCCAAACACACATTCACTATCGCCATCCCCATCACCAGCGGCAATGCTCTTACCGCCTCCAAATTACATGGACCGTTTGAAGGACTCCTTGGTAAACGGCAATAGATCCGTAACGAGATCGGCCCCGGTTTCTCCTCGTTTAACGCATCAAGATCAGCACCCTCCACGCCACCAGgataaagaaattgattttttcgGACTACCGCAACCGGCCGCCACACCCGTTCAACTCCAGAACGAGACACAATTCAGAGCCCTCGGGACAGCATCGCCGACGGCACGGCAACCCGCAGAGCCGGCGCTACCGTTGCCACCTGCCATTTCCGAGCTGTCTGAAGACGAAAGGTGCCAAGTACCGTCGTATGAACAGACAATGCAGGAATATCCTCATTAA